In Terriglobus aquaticus, the genomic window TCGGTTCAGGACAGGCCAACATTCTTATGAGGTCGTGCGAGTCGCGCCTTGGCTCTGGTTTGGCACGCAACCCGGAACTCTCGCCTGAGCAACCAACGGAAGGCAATCCGTGCGCGCCGCTATCCTGCCGCGCTCCTTCTTTCATTGTGTTCGGACCAGGAGTTTCTCATGAGTGACAACATTCTTTCGCGTCGGCGGTTGGTAGGTGGCCTTGGTGCTGGTATTGCTGCGGCCACGCTGCCCGGTGCGGCGGCTGCTGCGCAGACTTCCGCAGCCGACGCTACGGCGCAGCCTGTGGCTGATCCCACGTCCAAGTACCCGAAGCCGCCGTACACGAGCCCGTTTCAGCCGTGGCCGGGGTTGGCGAGCAAGATGACGCCTCCGCCGGACCACGGCGAGACCAGCTACAAGGGCTCGGGCCGGCTGCTGGACCGCAAGGCGCTCATCACGGGAGGCGACTCGGGCATGGGGCGCGCGGCTGCGATCGCGTACGCGCGCGAGGGTGCGGATGTGGCCATCAACTATCTGCCTGCGGAAGAGCCGGATGCGCAGCAGGTGGCGCAGTTGATTCGTCAGGCCGGACGCAAGGCGGCGCTCATCCCGGGCGACCTGCGGGATGAGAACTTTTGCAAGCGATTGGTGGAGCAGACGGTGCAGCAGCTTGGCGGGCTCGACATCGTCGTGTCGAACGCCGGCCGTCAGCACCAGGTAGAGTCGATCGCGGACATGACCACGGAGCTGTTCGACTGGACGATGAAGACGAATATTTACGCTCCGTTCTGGATCATCAAGGCCGCGCTGCCGCACCTGAAGCCGGGGTCGGCGATCATCGCGACCACCAGCGAACAGGCGTACGATCCGGCCGCAAATCTGTACGACTACGCGCAGACCAAGGCGGCGACGATGAACTTCGTGAAGTCGCTGGCCAAGCAGTTCGGGCCGAAGGGCATTCGCGTGAACGGCGTGGCGCCCGGGCCGATCTACACGCCGCTGCAGATTTCCGGCGGAGCGACGGAAGAGCACTGGCGCAATTTCGGCGGCAATTACCCGCTGAAGCGCGCAGGCCAGCCCGCGGAACTGGCGAGCATCTACGTGCAGTTGGCGTCGCAGGACGCGTCGTACACGACCGGCAACATCTATGGCGCCGGCGGCGGCATGGGCCAGCCGTAGGCTGACCCCTCCCCCTCCGTCGTTTTTGCAAGTTCTTCTTGTGGCGGCGCTTAGGAGCGTCGACGTCTGCAAGTTCTTCTTGGAAAGGTACTTACCCGCAAATCATTTTAAAATCAGGACTTAGCGCTGATTGCACGAAAGCAGAGGCAGCGATACTCGGGCAGCACCTCGAGCTCTCGCTGATGTGGGCGGTCCGGTCAGGACCCTGCGGGCCCAGACTATTTGCGCTACCTGGTGCGGGTGAAGTCGAGTCGGATGTGGTTCGTGTTGCGGAAGTGGACGGCGACGCCGGGTTCGCCGGCCTCGGTCTGTTTCGGTTCTGAGGTCACGGCGCCGTCGGTCGAGACGGCGACGCGCAAGCCGGGCAATGTCCAGGTGTTGGCCTGGACGGCAGCGGCATCGGCGCCCTGCGCGTCGAGCATGAAGTCGACGTTGCCGTGCGTGGTGATGGTGATGCCTTTGCTGTCCGCCACGGCATCGATGTTGGGCGACTGCGTCAGACGGATCCAGCCAATGCTGCGTGCCGGGGTGCGCCACTGCGCGGTAACGGGGTGGAACTGGGTGGCGTGGCCGGCGTCTTTGGTCAGGCTGGTGGCTTCAGCACCGTAGATCAGGTCGCGGCCCACGGACGCCGTCGCGGTGCGCTGGGCGTCGATGGTGCGCGTGATGAAGTGCGGACCGGCAAAGGTGCGGAACTTCGCCATGGCGTCGGCGGGGATCTCCGTGCCAAGGATTGAGAGAAACGGCGCGAACCACAGGTCGGCGACGTGATCGGTGGCGAGCGTGGGAGCTTCGGGCAGCGGCGCCTGTTTCGCTGGCAGCACCGTACGCAGCCACACACCGGTCACGGAGACGTATTTCTCCATGTCCATGCCGTAGCTGCGGTCGTACGGCCCGCACAGGTTGCGCAGCAACGGGTTGTAGAAGTCGGCGATGTCGCGCCACAGTGTGGCCTGCATGGTGCTGCCCATCTGTCGCGTGGCGGGCGCGATGCCGTAGCGATTCCAAAGCTGCAGACCGTACAGGTCCACGCCGTAGTAGGTGGGCGCGTTGTACTCGTAGAAGGTGTTGTGCTCGCGGAAGAGGCGAAACACCTCGGCGTTCCACGCGGCTGCCTTCTGCTTCCATTCGGCGTTGTTGGAGCGCTGTGCGGCAAACTCCCACTCCACGCCGTACATGAGCGCGATATTGCTATAGCTTTCCTTCAGGCGACCGTCCTGGATTTCGCCGGTCACCGCGGTCTCGATAGACTGCTCCAGCGCCTTTGCCAGGTCGGCGGGGATGCGGTCGGGGTACTCAATCAGGATCATCTGGAAAGTGGTGCCGATGAAGTGGCGCCAGTTGGGGTCGTAGCCGCGGAATTGCACTTCGCCGACGAGTGGTTCCGGCTCCTCGGGCGTGCGCTTGAAGGTGCCGTACCACTTCTTACCGGGGGTCGTGTACTGGTTGGCCAGCACCGTGCGCAAGATGGTCGCGGCAAGTTCGCGGTCGCCGGGCTGATCGCGCATCAACAGGCCAAGCGCGTACCAACTGGACTCGCGAACCATGTAGCCGCCGCGCGAATTCGAGTGGCTCTGCGTGGGCCGGCGGATGAGATGTGCCGTTGAATCGAAAGCCTGCGCGGAGAGATCCATCGAGCGCGTGTAGAGGTCAAGCTGGTAGGGCGTGAGACTCTTTACCGTGACGTGGCGCGGAGTTTGCGCGTGCAGCGAGGTCTGCAGAAGCGCGGGCGATCCGGCAACGAGGAGTGCAGCACCCAGCGTGGCGCAGTTTCTTACGAGCGTGTTCATGTGGTGCCTTTCGCGTTTGTCTTACTGTGCCGGTGAAGCGGATGCGACCGGAGGTTTCGACGCCATGGTGAAGTCGAGCGTGCCGCCGTTCACGATCTCGGAGTGCAGGAGGTACCAGCGGTGCAGAGGTTTGCCGTTGAGCGAGACCGAGCGCACGTAGATGCTGCCGGCCTCGGCGCCCGGAGCGTTGATGTGCAGCGCCTTGCCGCCGGGCAGGTGCAGGGTCATGTGGTCGAAGCGTGGCGTGCCGATCTGGTACTGCGGCGTGCCCGGCGTAACGGGGTAGAAGCCGAGCGCGGAGAAGACGTACCAGGCCGACATCTGGCCGGCGTCGTCATTGCCGGTGTAGCCGCCGGGGCCGTCCTTGTAATTGGCGAGCAGGGCATCGTGTACGCGACGCTGCGTCTGCGCAGGCGCACCGGCGAAGTTGTACAGGTAGGCGATGTGGTGGCTGGGCTCGTTACCGTGGTTGTAGAAGCCGCCATCGAACAGGCCGTCCAGCTTCTCCACGAATGCCGCGTTGCCGCCGACCGCGGCGATCAGGCCCGGAACATCCTGCGGAACGAAGAAGGTGTACTGGTAGGGCAGGCCCTCGGTGATGTAGTGGTAGGGCTTGGTCGGGTCGAAGGGCGAGTCCCAGGTGCCGTCGCGATGGCGGCCGCGCGCGAAGCCGGTTTCCGGGTCGAGTACGTTGTGCCAGTTGGCGGAGCGCTTGTGCATCGCGGCGGCTTCGGCGGTGTGGCCGAGCGCCGCGGCAAGCTCGCCTACGACGAAATCGTCGTAGGCGTACTCCAGCGTGCGCGAGACTTGTTCGCCCTTGTGAAAGGCGTCCCTGACCGGGTTTTCGAGCGGGATGTAACCAAGCGCGCTGTAGTCGTCGAGCGCGCGGCGGCCCTTGCCCAGAACGTACTGGTCGCGCGGCGGCGTGACGGTGGCGTTCTGGTAGATCAGGCGCCAGGCAGAGGCCGTGTCGAAGCCGCGAATGCCCTTGATGTACGCGTCGGTGACGATCGCGGCGATGTGGTCGCCGATCATCTCCGAGGTGTAGCTGTTCCATGCGGGGAAGATGGGCAGAAAGCCGCCCTGCTCGCCTTTGAGGATGAGTGACTCGACCATGGCGGAGTCGCGCTGCGGGTCGAGGATCGTGTAGAGCGGGTGGACGGCGCGGAAGGTGTCCCAGACGGAGTAGTCGTCGTAGTAGGTACCGGCCGTGTGCTCAATGTGGGTGCCGTCGGCAAAGCGCGGGTAGGTTCCGCTCACGTCGCTGAAGGTGCGGGGCACCAGGCTGGCGTGGTACAGCGCGGTGTAGAAAACTGTGCGGTCCGCGTGGTTGCCGGCGATGCTGATGCGGCCGAGCTGCTGCTGCCAGGCGGCCTTTGCGCGGTCAGCGATGGTGTCGAAGTTCCAGGTGGGGATCTCGGCTTGGAGGTTGTGGCGAGCTTCGTCGACGCTGACGAACGAGGTGCCGATGCGGACGCGAACGATGTGGTCGGGTGGCAGGTCCACGGTGACGTAAGCGCCAACAGGTGTGTTGCCGCCCATCCAGCTAATCCCCGGTCCGATCGACCTGTCCACGGCGACGTTGAACGTGCCGAAGCTGCGGATGGGAGCGTCGATCTGCAGCACGGCGTGGCCGGAGAAGCCGGCGGGCTGGCCGTTGCCGGCGTAGATGCGGTAGACCGGATTGCTGCCCGTGATCTCGCCGTGCGCGGCGTCGATATCGACACGGTTCTCGCCGAGGCGCAGGTTCGATTGCAGCACGATGGTCGCGGAGTTCGCGTCGGTGGGATAGCGGAACTCGAGGATGCCGCTGTGCAGCGTGCCGGTCATCTCGGCGTGAATGCCGCTGTCCGCCAGGTCGACGCTGTAGCGGTAGGGCGTGGCGTGTTCCGTCGAGTGCGAGAAGGCAGAGGCACGCTCCGCAGGCGTGAGCTTCGTCGCATCGCGCAGCGGCATCACGGTGAAGCTGCCGTAGTCCTGCGCGCAGGAGCCGCTCAGGAAGTGCGATCCGCGGAAGCCGGAGATCCTCGCGTCGTTGTAGTAGTACGGCGCGATGCACTTGGTTTCGTCGGGCCGTGTTTCCGGTGTCCAGTCGGACATGGCGAAGGGAACGCCGGCGATGGGAAAGGTCTGGCCGTCATTCGCGGTGCCGACCAGCGGGTGCACCAGGTCGACGGGCGCGTCCGACTGCGCCATGTGGCCGCGGTCCTGCGCGAATGAGGGCGCGTGTTGCACGCCGCAGGTGAGGGTCAGCGCAATGGCCAGCCCGGTCTTCACAGATCGCATCATCAGCCTCTTGCCAAAAGGGGTCGAAAAGAAAGGGCAGCGCCAAGCATAAGCGCTGCCCCGAGGCGAAGGGTTAGAAGTTGAACTTGAAGCCGAACTGCACCGTGCGGTTGAAGCCCGTGGTGCTGGTGATGGTGCCGAGCGACCCGGGGCTGGAGACCGAGGCGTTGGGCGTGCCGAAGTTGGGGTGGTTGAAGATGTTGAACGACTCGGCGCGCAACTGCACGCGGTAGCGCTCGCCGAAGTACGTGTTCTTCACCAGGCTCATGTCCCAGTCCTGATAGCCGGGGCCGCGCAGGAGGTTGTAAGCGGAGTTGCCGTAGGTGAACTGCGACGCGGGTGCGGTGAAGGCAGCCGTGTTGAACCACTGCTGCTTGGTGCGCTTGCTCGGGTACAGCGGCACCCCCGGAACCCGGTTGGCGCGCGTTGTGCCCACGCCACCCGTTGCGCTGGTGGTGTTCGTCACGCTGAACGGCTGACCCGTCTGCGCGTTCGTGATGCCGGAGATTTGCCATCCACCGATGAACTTGTCGACCACCGGGTTCAGGTTGCCGGCGAAGGTCCGGCCGTGGCCGAACGGCAGCTCATACGAGTAGCTGACGGAGAAGACCTGGGGCGTGATGCCGCCGATGGGCCCGTAGGAATCGTTGGGGGTGAACGTGTTCTGGAAGTTCTCTTCGCCCAGCACGCGCACAAACTGGTACTCGGCGTTCACCTGCAGGCCCTTGGAGAGCTGCTTGTGCAGGCCGATTTCGAGCGCGTTCATGTTGCTGAAGAAGAGCGGCTCCATGGCGTAGCTGATGGTGGAAAAGGGCTGGAACGGACGCCGCGGCTGAATCGCTCCGGGAGCCGGGAGCACCGCATTCAGATCGCGGTTCACATTGCCGCTGCCGCCGTAGTTGTTCTGCTTGCGTGCGCTCTGGCCCACGTAGCCCACGCGCAGGTCGAGGCCCAGCGGGAACTGGTGTTCGATGGCCAGGTTGTACTGCTCGGTATAGGGCGTGACAGGCTTGTGCACGGCGGTCACGGTCGGGTTGGCACCGGTTGCGCCGGTCAGACTAAACGGCGCGTCCATGGTGAACGTCGGCTTGGTTCCCGTGGGCTGGGTGAACGTGTTCGCCGCGGAGAACGGGAAGTTGGTGAAGGCCAGGGCCTGCTGGTACGAAGCCGGCAACAGGTTGTAGTAGATGCCGAAGGCGCCGCGCACCACCGTGTTGTGCGCCGGCTGGTAGGCGAAGCCGAACCGCGGCGAGATGTTGTTCTTATCCTGACCCAGGTAGCCGAACAGGCTGTGACCCAGACCGGCTGCCGTGCCCAGCGTGACGTAGGGCGCGTAGGCCGGAATGGTCGACGCGGGCAGTTGCGAGGCGAAGACCACGACCTTGTTCAGGCTCGGCACCCACGTGGAGTTGGTGCCGTAGGGGTTGTCCAGGAAGACCTGCAGGTCGTAGCGCAGGCCGTAGTTCAGCGTCAGCTTGGGCGTGGCCTTGAAGTCGTCCTGCACGTACAGCCCGATCTCGTTGCTGGGATTGCGGTAGCTGATAGCGGAGGGCAGCGGCTGCTGGGTGCTGCTGGGATAGCCGAGCAGGAAGTCGGCGAATGCGACTTTGGAGTACACGCCGGAGAAGTTGTACGCGCCTCGTGCTGGCGTGCCGGGGATGCTGCCCGCCGCGGCCACGTTGAAGTGATTGTCGAACACGTACGACAGGCCCGTTTTGATGGAGTGACGGCCGGCGATCTTGGTCAGCGAAGCCACACCCTGCATGTCCTGCTCCAGGTCGCGCGATCCCGTCTCAGAGATGCCCTGGATATTTGTGATGTTGATGGTCGGCGCGCCCTGGATGGCCTGCGGTCCAAGCCCCGGGATGATTGCGCTGAAGTTCGTGTTCACGTTCTGCGGCGTGCGGAAGACCGGGATATGCGTGTAGCCCAGGTTCACGTCAAGCAACAGCGTGGGTGAGAAAGTGTGAGTCCAGCCCACGATGCCGTAGGTGGACACTTCGCCGTCGGCTGAAAGACCGCCCTGCAGGCTATCGTTGCCCACAGTGGGCACCGGGCCGTAGAAGGCTTTCAAAAACGTGCCGCGAATCTGGTTGGTGCTGTTGATGTTGTGGTCCAGCCGGAAGAAGTAGCGGCGAATGCTCTGGCTGTACGGCACCTGCTCCGACGTATTCACTGCGCCGGGCGCGGTGTTGGCAGTTGGCAGGGGCATCAGCAGGTTCATCAGCGCCAGGTCGGGCTTGCTCAGGCGGGCCTGCGGAATCTGATTGTTCGGGAACGGCAGGCCCGTGAGCGGGTCGATGATTCCGCCGGAAAACGCTGAGAAGTCGCCGTTGCGCATTGCCAGCGTGGGCTGCACGGTGTTCTTTACGGCGGCCTGATCCAGCAGGAACTTCTCATAGCCGAACGTGAAGAAGGAGCGATCGTGGCCGTTGTAGTGCGGGAACATGATGGGTCCCGTCACGTTGCCGCCGAACTCGTTGCGTTCGTAATTCGGCCGGGCCGGGGCTTGGTTGTTCTGGAAGTAGTAATTCTTCGCCGAGGTGCCCTTGCCGCGGTTGTACTCGACCAGCTCGCCGTGCAGCTTGTTGGTGCCGCTGGCGCTGACGACGACTACCTGGTTGGGCTGGTTGAACTCGGCGGCGGCGCCGTTGGTGATCACCTTGAACTGGCCGACCAAGTCCAGCGGTGGGATCTCCGCCAGCGGACGCTGCAGGGTGATGTAGACGTTGCGGATGCCGTCCAGCGTGAAGTTGGCTCCACCATAGCTGTTGCGGCTGCCGGAGCCAAAGGCCGGGGTCACGCCGCGGTTGGGCACCTGGTCCTGGGCACCGGCGTTCTGCACGCCCGGAGCGAGCTGCAGGAGGCCGATGACGCTGGTGTGGCTGTTCAGGGGCGTGGCCTGGATCGTGGCAGCGTCGATGACGAGGCCTACCGAAGAGTCCTCGGTCTGGATGGCCGGCGGCGTGGCCGAGACGTCGACGGTGGTCTGCTCCGTGCCGATCTTGAGGCTGGGGTTGATCTCGGCGCGCTGATCGATGCTGAGAACGAAACCGGTCTGTTCAAAGGTGCCGAACCCCGGGGCCGTAACGCGCACGCGATACGTGCCGGGCGCCAGTTGCGGCAGAACATACGTCCCGGAGCCGGACGAGGTGACGGTGCGCGACTCGTTGGTTTCAGTCTGCGTGACGGTGACCTGCGCGCCGGGAACGACGGCGCCGCCGGCGTCCGTGACAGTGCCGGAGATGACGCCGGTGGTGCCCTGGGCGTGGGCGATGCCGCCCAGCATGACCAGGGAGAGAAGAGGAGCGGTGCGGGTGACCGCCGAGATCGAGAGGCGCATGGGTCTCCTTGAAATGGGTGGAACGCCGGACTGCTGCGCCGGGAACACGTTGCGCGCAAGGTCCTGTGTGGTGGAACGATTGCGAGAGATTCTGCGAAGATAGAGATACAGGTGGCAACAGGATTTACGGTGAATTGACCGTAACTTCGGCGGTTTTGCTGGGAATTCAGCAGATCTCACCCCAGGTAAATTGCCAGCAGGCACACCATGGTCGCGGCGCACCAAACCCGAAATCCGCAGGCAGAGGCGCAGTGGGCGCTGGTGGAGCGGGTGCTCGCCAGCCAGCAGTTTCGCCGCACCGTGCGGCTGCGCGACTTCCTCCGATTCGTGGCCGACCGCAGCATCCACCACCCGGGAACGCCCGTGCCCGAGCACGAGGTGGGGACGGCGGTGTTTCACCGTGCCGCCAATTACGACACGGGTGCGGACAACATCGTCCGGGTTTCGGCGGGTGACCTTCGCCGCCGGCTGGAGCAGTACTTCCTGGAGGAGGGTGCCGGGGAGGCCCTGGTATGCGAGATGCCGCGCGGCGGCTACACGCTGGTCTTCCATCCCCGTGAGGCGGACGCGGTGCAGGCCGCGGAAACCGTTCCGACGGTCGTGGCCTCTGTTGCACCTCCCGGTAACGGGCCCGCCTTTGTCGCCGACGAGCTGCGGGAGCCGGTACCCAGCGACGCTCTCCGGCACACGTTCGCGGATCGACTCGCGCCGGTTGAGGGCGCTCCCGCCCGGTCCTGGTTCCGCGACGTGCGGACGCTGGTGCTGGTCACGATATGCCTCTGCCTGGCGGCTCTGACCGGAGCCATGCTGCTGCGGCACGGCCGCGAACCCTGGCAGCAAACGGCACCGCTGCTTGCTATCTGGGGCGACTTCCTGGCGCCCGGCAGCGGAACGGAAGTCGTGCTGGCGGATAGCAGCTATGCCGTGATCCGCAGCCTGACCCACAAGGCGGTGAGCCTGCAGGACTACCTGAATTACCGGTACCGCGACGCTGCGAACGATCCGACCCTGGACCCGTCGACCCGCGCGGCGATCGCAACCATGCTGGCGCGCAACAGCGGCAGCATTGGCGACTTTGAGGCGGCGAGGAGCATCCTGGCGCTGACACGGCAGCCAGCGCAAGTGGTCATGGGGTCGGCCCACGACTTCACGCCGTCCGTGGTCAAGAGCAACAACGTGGTGCTGGTAGGCGCCAGCGCGTCAAACCCCTGGGTCACGCTGTACCGCGGCCAGCGCACTCTGGCTATCGAGCAGGACCCCGTGGACAACGTGGCGGTGGTGCGCAACCTGCAGCCGGGCCCGGGCGAGCAGGCGGAGTACCGCGTGGCCACCAGCAGCAGCGATGTGAGCGGCTATGCCGTGATCTCCATCCTGCACAATATCGACCCGGGCAAGCGCGTCATGATCCTGGAGGGCACCGATTCGCAAGCGACGCTGGCGGCCAGCAACTTTGTGTGCTCGGAAGCGGGCGCGGCACAAATTGAGAGCGCTCTGCACGGCCGCGAAAACGCTCAGCAGATCGACGTCCTGCTGCGGTCATCGAAGCTGCTGGCCACCACGCTGGGAGCGAGCATGGTGACGGTGCACGCGCGATAGCGTTGCCCTCTCCCTTGACGTAAGGCGGCGCACTCCCGTACTTTCATGGGGCATTCATGGTGAACCGAGATTCCAGCAAGCCTCCCATGGGGAAGGCGATCTTGAGCGACGTCCAGTTCTGGATTCCGCTTGCCGTGCTGGTCGTCGGGCTCGTGCTGCTGATCTGGCTGCACTGATTCGCTTTGGGCTGCGGCGATGGTTTGCGCCGAGCGCGCGTGTGCCTGAGCGGACGATCGATTTCTGAAACGGAGTACCACGCTTGAAGACCGGAACAGACGCCGCTTCCTCGTTGCGATCCTTGCACTCGCTGGGAGTGTTGTGCGGTCTGACGGCGGGCGTGTGGCTGGGGGCGGCCGAGGCACCCACCAAGCTGGTGACGGCCGGGTTCTCGCCGTTCACGATTTCTCTATGCATGGTGGCGGGTGTGTTCACCGCAAGGTGGACCTTTCCGACCTTGTTGAAGGGAACCACGTACGTCTTCGCGGATCTCCTTGAGAAAAAGCACCTGATCGTGTGGGCGATTCTGGCCGGCGCGTTGTGGGCTGTGGCGAACACGCTCACGGTCTTCGCGGTGCGCGATGTTGGTCTGACGATTGCGTTTCCGCTTTGGAATACGAACTCGCTCGTCGGCCTGCTTTGGGGCAGAGTGCTGTTTGGCGAGTTGAAGGGCGCGAGTCGCGGCAACATCGCGAAGGTGGTGCTGGGCACCGTGCTGATCATCGCGGCGGCGATCCTGCTGGGCTTCAGCTCGCTGCAAACGGGCAGCAGCATGGGCACGCACGTGGGCGGCGGTTTGCTGGCGGCGCTGGGTGCCAGCCTGATGTGGGGCACCATGTATGTGCCGTACCGCAAGGCGTACCTGAGCGGCATGAACCCGTTGTCGTTTGTCACGGCGTTTACCGTGGGCGAGCTGGTGACCATGCTGGTGCTGGTGTACTCGCTGGATGGTGGCGCGAACGCGCCGGCGTTCCACTTCTCCGTGATTCGGCCGGTGTTGTTCTGGCTCTTTCTGGGCGGCATGATCTGGGTAGTGGGCGACCTGTTTCAGCAGTTCGCCTGCAAGTACCTGGGCATCGGGCGCGGCATTCCGTTGTCGAACACGAATCAGTTGTGGGGCCTCGCGTGGGGTGCGCTGGTGTTTGGCGAACTGCGCCACGCAGACAGCGCGCATCGCATGCTCGTCATTGCGGGCTCGGCGCTGATGATCCTGGGAGCGCTGGCGGTGAGCACGGCAGTGGCTTCGGCGAAGGAACACAGCTCCGTGAATCAGGCGCTGGCGCGCGAGTGCGACCGCTACGGCCTGGACTACCAGCGCACGCTCGCCGCGCAGGCAGGCGAAGAGTTTGGCGACCGCAGCGAACGCCGGCGGTGGTGGGACTACGCGATCGTCGCCACGGCATGCGGCGTGTTTATCTTCCTTGCAACGAAGGCGCAACGACCGGCGTTGACGATGAACGGCCGGTGGATCGCGGTGCTTGCGGTCGTGCTGGTGGTCAGCCTGGTGGCCGCGTCGGTTCGGCTGCAGCGGCAAACACGCTTTTCCTAGGTCTGCCTAAAGTGTCAGGCAGATAGTTAGGATCTAACCAATGCCGTTCTGTTCCAGTTAGGTCAGGACATAGGAACCTCTCGGGTCGTAAGGCAGAGGACCTACGCGGGGAGTGACTTTGCTGGTACAGGGGTAACGCTCTTCGCGGTGACTCAGGAAATATCTGCAAAAACCCTTGACGTAAGCGCTAACGAAGGTGGATTGTGGGTGCCGCCCCGGAAAGCGACTTTCATCGTGCTGTCACCACAGTCGACGGTCGTTGCCCCAGGATGGAAGTATCCGAACCAGGAGTAAGTATGTCTCTTCGATCCACACGTACGCATGGCCTTCGCCTGTGCTGCGCCGCCGTTTTGCTGTCCTGTGCCATTCCGGTCTTCGCCCAGTTTGACGCCGCGTCGGTCCTCGGCTTCGTCCGCGATGCTTCCGGTGCTGCCGTTGCGAACGCCACCGTCACGCTCACCAACGTTGAGACCGGCGTGACCCAGACGGTGAAGACCGACAAGGATGGCAAGTACGAGTTCGCCAGCGTCAAGATCGGCGACTACAAGGTACAGACCGAGGCGAGCGGCTTCTCGCGTTATGAGAGCGCGACCTTTCCGCTCACCGTCAACGCCCGTCAGCGTGTGGATGCCGACCTGAAGGTTGGATCGTCCAACGAAGTGGTCGAGGTGAACAGCCTGCCCACGCAGTTGGAGACGGAAACCAGCTCGCGCGGACAGGTGATTGGCACCCGCGAAGTGGAGAACCTGCCGCTGAACGGTCGCAGCTACGCCGACCTGGCGCTGCTGGCGCCGGGCACGCGCCGCTCCGCGCTGGAGACGGGTGCGCCCGACAGCCGCGAAGCCAGCTTCAACGTGGACGGCCAGCGCTCTGCCTTCAACAACTTCCTGCTGGACGGCCTGGACAACAACAACTACGGCACGTCGAACCAGGGCTTTGCAAACGAGAACATTCCGCCCTCGCCCGATGCTGTCGACGAGTTCCGCGTAGAGACGAACAACTACTCCGCGGAATACGGCCGCAACCCGGGCGCGGTCATCAACGTGTCGACCCGACGCGGCACCAACGCGTTTCACGGCAAGGCCTACGACTACAACCGCAACACGGCGCTGAATGCGAACAACTACTTCTCCACGCCGGGCACGCACCTGAAGTACATCCGCAACCAGTTTGGCGGAACCTTCGGCGGACCGATCTTCAAGGACAAGGCCTTCTTCTTTACCGATTACGAAGGCAACCGGACGATCTTCAACCAGGCGCTCACGGTGTCCACGCTGCCGACGGCGAACCAGCGCGCCGGCCTGTTCTATGTGAACGACGATCCGTCGAACCCGGCGAACGCGATTCCGCTGCGTAATCCGATCACGGGCCGCACCTACCTGGGCGTCGTTCCGCAGGCCGACATGACCACGTTTGCCAAGAACGTGCTCGCCGCTCTGCCGGCGAACAACGTGGCCGGGCTGGCGAACAACTACAACACGACGCCGCGCGGCACGATCAACGACGACAAGGGCGACGGTCGCATCGACTACACGCTTTCGCCGCGGTACAGCCTGTTCGGCCGCTACTCCGAGCATCGCGCCACCATCTTCACGCCGCCGGGTATCCCCGGGCCGGCGGGTGGCAACGCGAACGGCAACGTCCACATCCTGAACCGCGACATTGCGGGCGGCGCGACCATCACGCTGTCGGCAACGCGCCTCTTGGACCTGCGCTTCGGCTGGTCGCACAACGAGGGCGGCAAGACGCCGATCGGTGTGGGCCAGGCGTCCATCCTGACGCAGAGCGGCATCACCGACGGCCTGCCGACGGACCCGACGATCGTGCGGTCGCTGAACGGACAAGCGATCACTGGCTTCAGCCAGTTCGGCGCGCAGACGTCGAATCCGCAGTTCCAGAACCCGACCATCTTCAACCCCAAGGCGAACTACACGACAATCCGCGGCCGCCACGCGCTGAAGCTCGGCTTCGAGTT contains:
- a CDS encoding GRP family sugar transporter, translating into MKTGTDAASSLRSLHSLGVLCGLTAGVWLGAAEAPTKLVTAGFSPFTISLCMVAGVFTARWTFPTLLKGTTYVFADLLEKKHLIVWAILAGALWAVANTLTVFAVRDVGLTIAFPLWNTNSLVGLLWGRVLFGELKGASRGNIAKVVLGTVLIIAAAILLGFSSLQTGSSMGTHVGGGLLAALGASLMWGTMYVPYRKAYLSGMNPLSFVTAFTVGELVTMLVLVYSLDGGANAPAFHFSVIRPVLFWLFLGGMIWVVGDLFQQFACKYLGIGRGIPLSNTNQLWGLAWGALVFGELRHADSAHRMLVIAGSALMILGALAVSTAVASAKEHSSVNQALARECDRYGLDYQRTLAAQAGEEFGDRSERRRWWDYAIVATACGVFIFLATKAQRPALTMNGRWIAVLAVVLVVSLVAASVRLQRQTRFS